In Methanosarcina siciliae T4/M, one genomic interval encodes:
- a CDS encoding ABC transporter ATP-binding protein — translation MHALEFEGVSKSFAEKNVVRDISFSVEQGEIFGLLGPNGAGKTTLIRLLLDIIKPDSGKIRVFGGSLSAAAKDRIGYLPEERGLYRKTKLLDMLIYLARLKNVSQKEAQANAEALLKSLDLYEYRGKKVEELSKGMQQKIQFLSAVIHEPELIILDEPFSGLDPVSTKAVKDKILEYRKEGKTVILSTHMMEQAQKLCDRILMLNKGERVLYGTVAGIRKEHGKNSLLVEFAEKGSLSSLHDIPGIRKITWREGAVEILPEESTNAQAILQELVRRAEILRFEQALPSLNEIFIETVESVSGE, via the coding sequence ATGCATGCTCTGGAATTTGAAGGCGTATCAAAGTCTTTCGCAGAAAAAAATGTTGTAAGAGATATCTCTTTTTCAGTCGAGCAGGGGGAGATTTTCGGACTGCTTGGCCCGAACGGGGCTGGAAAAACCACCCTTATAAGGCTGCTTCTTGATATTATAAAGCCGGATTCTGGAAAAATCCGGGTTTTCGGAGGTTCTCTCAGTGCTGCTGCAAAGGACAGGATAGGTTACCTACCTGAAGAAAGGGGACTGTACAGGAAAACAAAGCTTCTGGATATGCTTATCTACCTCGCCCGGCTTAAAAATGTCTCCCAAAAAGAGGCTCAGGCGAATGCAGAAGCTCTTCTGAAGTCCCTGGACCTGTACGAATACAGGGGGAAAAAGGTGGAAGAGCTTTCAAAGGGGATGCAGCAAAAAATTCAGTTCCTTTCTGCTGTCATCCACGAACCTGAACTTATCATCCTTGACGAACCTTTTTCAGGGCTCGACCCCGTGAGCACGAAGGCCGTTAAAGACAAAATTCTCGAGTACAGAAAAGAAGGAAAGACCGTAATCCTCTCCACACACATGATGGAACAGGCGCAGAAGCTCTGTGACAGGATCCTTATGCTAAATAAAGGCGAGAGGGTGCTTTACGGCACCGTTGCAGGAATCCGAAAAGAACACGGAAAAAACTCTCTGCTTGTGGAGTTTGCCGAAAAAGGGAGTTTGAGCAGTCTTCACGATATTCCGGGCATCAGAAAAATTACCTGGCGTGAAGGGGCAGTTGAGATCTTACCTGAAGAAAGCACAAATGCACAGGCAATTCTGCAGGAACTTGTACGGAGAGCCGAAATCCTGCGTTTTGAGCAGGCACTTCCTTCCCTGAACGAAATTTTTATTGAGACTGTGGAGAGTGTTTCTGGTGAGTAA
- a CDS encoding dihydrofolate reductase family protein: MLPRLIIHNTISLDGSTTGFTANLDVHYGILGSYEPDAMIVGSNTAKVGTQFFCEKIPPEEEADFKKPEIQPEDTRAYWMIADSRGILEGMMHVFRRSEYCKDVIVLVSEKTPEPYLNYLKERNYDFILTGAERVDVRQALEIANEMYGFKLVVSDSGGILNSILLEQGLVEEISLVLTPEIVGKNGTNLFRGIENARIQLELARNEIVEKKYVHLVYRVLKV; this comes from the coding sequence ATGCTACCCAGACTGATTATACACAACACCATAAGTCTTGACGGTTCTACTACCGGGTTTACGGCAAACCTTGATGTTCATTACGGTATCCTGGGCAGTTACGAGCCCGATGCCATGATAGTCGGCTCAAACACTGCAAAGGTGGGAACGCAATTTTTTTGCGAGAAGATCCCTCCGGAAGAGGAAGCAGACTTCAAAAAACCTGAAATTCAGCCTGAAGATACTCGCGCATACTGGATGATCGCGGATTCCCGAGGAATTCTTGAAGGAATGATGCACGTTTTCCGGCGTTCTGAGTATTGTAAAGATGTGATTGTCCTTGTCTCGGAAAAGACTCCTGAGCCTTACCTCAACTACCTCAAGGAAAGGAACTATGACTTTATCCTGACGGGAGCCGAACGCGTGGATGTCAGGCAAGCCCTTGAAATTGCAAACGAAATGTACGGGTTCAAACTTGTAGTCTCTGACAGCGGAGGGATCCTCAACAGCATTCTGCTCGAACAGGGACTTGTTGAAGAAATCAGCCTTGTCCTGACTCCGGAAATTGTGGGGAAAAACGGGACAAACCTTTTCAGAGGCATCGAGAATGCCAGGATTCAACTCGAACTCGCAAGGAATGAAATTGTGGAAAAGAAGTACGTACATCTGGTGTACAGGGTTTTAAAGGTTTAA
- a CDS encoding cobalamin B12-binding domain-containing protein translates to MKKGENNMRANILNLLVLLVLSMIVSQLIFPVSAGDSWRQEKESLENESVSSESGESVGTVIIATVAGDSHTYGKDSIAAAFEEEEFEVINLGSGISAETFATTAKEKEADFVFSSASMSTTMIQQIQIEEQLKAVGIRNKVITGVGGSLVTQAWADRIGADIYAEGPEDAVFKAKSALLNGSIPETHISANESTGCGSCHG, encoded by the coding sequence ATGAAGAAAGGAGAGAACAATATGCGTGCAAATATTTTGAATTTACTGGTTCTGCTAGTCCTGAGCATGATTGTTTCTCAATTAATTTTTCCGGTATCAGCCGGGGATTCATGGAGGCAGGAAAAAGAAAGTTTGGAAAATGAAAGCGTGAGTAGTGAAAGTGGGGAAAGTGTAGGGACTGTCATAATAGCCACAGTTGCAGGAGATTCTCACACTTATGGAAAGGACAGTATTGCGGCTGCGTTTGAGGAAGAAGAGTTTGAAGTAATTAACCTTGGTTCTGGAATTTCAGCTGAAACTTTTGCCACGACCGCGAAAGAAAAGGAAGCCGATTTTGTATTCAGTTCCGCTTCCATGAGCACCACCATGATCCAGCAAATACAGATTGAGGAACAGCTTAAAGCCGTAGGAATCCGGAATAAGGTAATAACAGGTGTGGGAGGATCGCTGGTCACACAGGCCTGGGCTGACCGGATAGGGGCCGATATCTATGCTGAAGGTCCGGAAGATGCTGTTTTCAAGGCAAAATCGGCTCTTTTAAACGGCAGTATTCCCGAAACCCATATTTCGGCTAATGAAAGTACCGGTTGCGGCAGCTGCCACGGATAA
- a CDS encoding ABC transporter permease encodes MSKFSGKTFIVARHEFLKTIRRKEFLFMTFAFPLLLAGIAIIPSLIASTTSAEDQRVGYIDMTGSFDFPESSTREGFSVGPLGAKALTIEFVEYEDSSGARGALQSGQISSYIIVPADFLDTGVIELYASEKEMSVQGAEISAELSNIAINSLLEDQVNETVLHRVKDPINLKLYNVGDNGESSEQGLAEILTSFGLPFIMAFLLFFSIFSASGYLLRGVAEEKENRIMEVLLSSVTPSELLTGKVVGLGAVGLLQIVVWLSVIFLGGGYALPVDIEPMLLFIALIYFLLGFLFFASMMAGIGAVTGSLQESQQVAGIFTFVAVFPLIFMQLILTNPDSPVAVFLSLFPFTSPASMLARMGTSEVPIYQILLSFFILFVSIHGVLLLSTRLFRTYLLMYGKRPGIKEIWKNIREAGR; translated from the coding sequence GTGAGTAAATTTTCCGGAAAAACTTTTATCGTTGCCAGGCACGAGTTCCTGAAAACCATAAGGCGTAAAGAGTTTCTCTTCATGACCTTTGCTTTTCCTCTTCTCCTTGCCGGGATAGCTATTATTCCCTCTCTGATTGCCAGTACCACCTCTGCAGAAGACCAGAGGGTAGGCTACATCGACATGACCGGTTCCTTCGATTTCCCGGAATCCTCAACTCGTGAAGGTTTCTCTGTTGGGCCACTGGGAGCAAAAGCCTTAACCATAGAGTTTGTAGAGTACGAAGACAGCTCTGGAGCCAGGGGAGCCCTGCAGTCAGGGCAGATTTCTTCTTACATTATAGTCCCTGCAGATTTCCTTGATACCGGTGTGATCGAACTTTATGCTTCCGAAAAGGAAATGTCAGTCCAGGGAGCTGAAATCTCGGCTGAACTTTCGAATATAGCGATCAATTCTCTTCTGGAAGACCAGGTGAATGAGACCGTGCTCCATAGGGTCAAAGACCCGATTAACCTGAAACTCTATAATGTAGGGGATAACGGTGAGTCTTCCGAACAGGGCCTGGCTGAGATACTGACCAGCTTCGGGCTGCCTTTCATTATGGCATTTCTCCTCTTTTTCAGCATTTTTTCGGCATCAGGATATCTCCTCCGCGGAGTTGCCGAAGAAAAGGAAAACAGGATTATGGAGGTCCTTCTTTCTTCAGTAACTCCTTCCGAACTTCTTACCGGCAAGGTCGTGGGGCTCGGGGCAGTCGGCCTCCTGCAGATTGTTGTGTGGCTCTCAGTAATCTTTCTGGGCGGTGGCTATGCCCTGCCTGTGGATATCGAGCCGATGCTCCTTTTTATTGCCCTTATCTATTTCCTGCTCGGCTTTCTCTTCTTTGCCAGTATGATGGCAGGAATCGGGGCAGTAACCGGTTCCCTTCAGGAGAGCCAGCAGGTAGCAGGAATCTTCACTTTTGTAGCCGTATTTCCCCTCATATTCATGCAGTTGATCCTTACAAACCCTGACAGTCCGGTCGCGGTTTTTCTTTCCCTCTTTCCTTTCACTTCTCCTGCGTCCATGCTTGCCAGGATGGGGACTTCGGAAGTGCCTATCTATCAGATACTCCTCAGCTTTTTCATCCTCTTTGTCTCAATTCATGGGGTTCTCTTACTTTCCACCCGGCTTTTCAGAACCTATCTGCTCATGTACGGGAAAAGACCCGGGATTAAGGAAATCTGGAAGAATATCCGGGAAGCCGGCAGGTGA
- a CDS encoding right-handed parallel beta-helix repeat-containing protein: MDEKRILILTTVFTLLIFLSGSASAATFHVKVGGGTESYGSLQEAVNAASDGDLILVGEGKYSENVLVNKSLEIVSESSNPKKTVITAPDPELPVLHVTSDSVNIGGFSLKGANSSYGIYLEGVSGNNICNNYFSGNWRSIMLRDSHTNSLENNRLSDSDDGIWLEHSERNLIKNNRATCNRHYGFYLNASENNTLQKNRASGGAVGIYMENSSGCRVLSSKTSNNFYGIYLVGSGGSLLEKNTANSNEMYGIYLGSSNGSTLKGNKANSNQWGIYLDSNSNTLQKNKMSCNSRNFGAYTYHYPGEMNNTIDTSNTVDGKPIYYLVGVSDRTLGSDSDAGVVYCINCENITLKDLALENSSFGIHLYNTQNSLIEGNRISNCEHGIYLGNCALTALRGNAVNSNEGDAFILSSCRNCLVEENNASDNMAGIWLCDTSTDNLLKENIITSNSWCCIDLGDTSCNNILEGNILSEAYEGIYLYGACKENILNNNTITASSYGLYTEGCCNNTISGNRISGNDIGISLNLNWTDGTVSDYNTIYNNYLNNTQNAEDYGTNTWNTSKTPAVNIAGGPYLGGNFWASPEGNGFSETASDEDGDLIADLPYNITETAYDYLPLIFKEPEEKTETEDGKNCGKSKSAWRKSE, encoded by the coding sequence TTGGACGAGAAGAGAATACTCATCTTAACCACTGTTTTCACACTGCTTATCTTTCTATCAGGTTCCGCCTCCGCAGCTACTTTTCATGTAAAGGTAGGAGGAGGGACAGAATCATACGGGAGCCTTCAGGAAGCCGTAAATGCCGCTTCCGATGGAGACCTGATCCTTGTAGGAGAGGGGAAATACAGCGAAAATGTACTTGTAAATAAATCTCTGGAGATCGTTTCCGAAAGCTCGAATCCTAAAAAAACCGTAATCACTGCTCCGGACCCCGAACTCCCTGTGTTACACGTAACCTCCGATTCCGTAAATATCGGCGGATTTTCTTTGAAAGGAGCAAATTCCTCATACGGAATATACCTTGAAGGGGTTTCGGGAAACAATATTTGCAACAACTATTTTTCGGGAAACTGGAGAAGCATAATGCTTAGAGATTCGCACACGAACTCTCTGGAAAACAACCGCCTATCTGACAGTGATGACGGAATCTGGCTTGAACATTCGGAACGGAATTTAATAAAAAATAACAGGGCGACCTGTAACCGACATTATGGTTTTTACCTGAATGCATCCGAAAATAATACCCTTCAAAAGAACCGTGCATCCGGAGGAGCGGTTGGAATTTACATGGAAAATTCTTCCGGCTGCCGTGTGCTTTCTTCGAAAACATCAAACAACTTTTACGGGATATATCTCGTAGGCTCGGGAGGAAGCCTGCTTGAAAAGAACACCGCAAACTCAAACGAGATGTACGGGATATATCTCGGAAGCTCGAATGGAAGTACCCTGAAAGGAAACAAAGCAAATTCAAACCAGTGGGGAATCTATCTCGACTCAAACTCCAATACACTTCAAAAAAATAAAATGTCCTGCAACAGCAGGAATTTCGGGGCTTACACCTATCATTACCCGGGTGAAATGAACAATACCATTGACACAAGCAATACCGTCGACGGAAAACCGATATACTATCTCGTAGGGGTCTCGGACCGGACCCTTGGTTCCGATTCAGACGCAGGTGTTGTCTACTGTATTAATTGTGAAAATATCACACTTAAAGACCTGGCCCTTGAGAACAGCAGTTTCGGGATTCACCTGTACAACACTCAAAACTCACTGATTGAAGGAAACCGCATCTCAAATTGTGAACATGGAATTTACCTCGGAAACTGTGCTCTGACAGCTCTCAGGGGCAATGCTGTTAATTCTAATGAAGGAGACGCCTTCATCTTAAGCAGCTGCAGGAACTGCCTTGTGGAAGAAAACAACGCTTCGGACAATATGGCAGGGATCTGGCTCTGTGATACGAGTACGGACAATCTCCTGAAAGAAAATATAATTACTTCAAACAGCTGGTGCTGCATAGACCTCGGAGATACAAGTTGCAATAATATTCTTGAAGGGAATATCCTTTCGGAAGCCTATGAAGGAATCTATCTCTACGGAGCCTGTAAAGAAAATATTTTGAACAACAACACAATCACAGCCAGCTCCTATGGATTATACACGGAAGGCTGCTGTAACAATACAATCTCAGGAAATAGAATTTCAGGAAATGATATAGGCATCTCGCTTAACCTGAACTGGACAGATGGGACTGTTTCGGACTACAATACCATATACAACAACTACCTGAATAACACTCAGAACGCCGAAGACTACGGAACTAACACCTGGAACACCTCAAAAACCCCTGCTGTGAATATTGCAGGCGGGCCTTACCTGGGGGGGAATTTCTGGGCTTCCCCGGAAGGGAACGGTTTTTCAGAAACAGCCTCAGATGAAGATGGAGATCTGATTGCGGATCTTCCGTACAACATAACGGAAACGGCATATGACTATCTCCCCCTCATATTCAAGGAACCTGAAGAAAAAACCGAAACTGAAGACGGAAAAAACTGTGGTAAGAGCAAATCAGCCTGGAGAAAGAGTGAATGA
- a CDS encoding PAS domain-containing protein gives MAIAVHSLVGLPTTIRSLNKKGLRLEKGVIIDREYTGPVLEEVLKTGKTVHGVPKGGTYLGRNVVVCPIVSNDGKVVAAIGIVDLLSVLKMQEIVRTVVNNSPAVVFLWRNEEKWPSEFVSENVVHFGYTVEDFISGRVLYGDIIHPDDMKKVEETLEKRIRRGEVDFNAEYRIFTKAGDLRWVNERTFIQRSEDGEVTYLQGLVLDVTERKENEEALRKSFEMQRLLRTIINNSQAVAFLWENKENMPAEYVSENVTQFGYTVEDFTSGKIPYVSIIHRDDIGEVFETLKHNIAEKQDSFGIEYRIYTGDGKLLWVDEKTFIQRDEEGRATHLQGLVVDITERKEAQKMLEIQRELSTNLNTTWNLHAILNLVLDACLQINGIDSGGIYIKDELLDQINLVETRGISPEFKEKVSKYKADSNEAKQVWAEKPIYSMDFYSENMAQTVKEEGITAVAVIPLKYSNEIIGSLNFASHTLDKIPWSIRNFLESIALQVVSHIAPVCIQADLS, from the coding sequence ATTGCAATTGCAGTACATTCCCTTGTAGGGCTTCCGACCACCATCCGCAGTCTCAATAAAAAGGGGCTTCGCCTGGAAAAAGGGGTAATAATTGACAGGGAATATACGGGACCTGTACTCGAAGAGGTGCTCAAGACCGGAAAGACTGTGCATGGTGTCCCTAAGGGTGGTACATACCTCGGCAGGAACGTGGTTGTTTGCCCTATAGTCTCAAATGACGGGAAGGTTGTTGCAGCGATAGGAATCGTGGACCTGTTATCAGTCCTTAAGATGCAGGAAATAGTCAGGACCGTTGTAAACAATAGTCCTGCAGTGGTTTTCCTGTGGAGAAACGAGGAGAAGTGGCCGTCGGAGTTTGTTTCCGAAAACGTTGTCCATTTCGGGTACACGGTTGAGGACTTTATTTCGGGCAGGGTCCTTTACGGAGATATCATCCACCCCGATGACATGAAAAAAGTTGAAGAAACACTTGAAAAACGCATCCGTAGAGGTGAAGTTGACTTCAATGCGGAGTACAGGATATTCACAAAAGCCGGAGACCTGCGCTGGGTCAACGAAAGGACATTTATCCAGCGAAGCGAAGACGGGGAAGTAACCTACTTACAGGGGCTTGTCCTCGATGTAACCGAAAGGAAAGAGAACGAAGAAGCACTCAGGAAATCGTTTGAAATGCAGAGGCTGCTGAGGACCATAATCAACAACAGCCAAGCAGTAGCTTTTCTGTGGGAAAACAAAGAGAACATGCCTGCCGAATATGTTTCTGAAAACGTGACCCAGTTCGGCTACACCGTAGAAGATTTCACGTCAGGAAAAATCCCTTACGTGAGCATCATTCACAGGGATGACATCGGAGAAGTTTTTGAAACCCTCAAACACAACATCGCAGAAAAGCAGGATTCTTTCGGTATTGAGTACAGGATCTACACAGGAGATGGGAAACTGCTCTGGGTGGATGAAAAAACCTTTATTCAGAGGGACGAAGAAGGCAGAGCAACTCATCTCCAGGGCCTTGTTGTGGATATTACCGAGCGAAAAGAAGCCCAGAAAATGCTCGAAATCCAGCGGGAACTGTCAACGAACCTTAATACTACCTGGAACCTCCATGCCATTCTTAACCTGGTACTTGATGCCTGCCTGCAGATAAACGGGATAGATTCCGGGGGTATATACATTAAAGACGAACTTCTGGACCAGATAAATCTTGTTGAAACCCGGGGAATTTCTCCAGAATTCAAAGAAAAGGTCTCAAAATACAAAGCAGACTCAAACGAAGCAAAACAGGTCTGGGCTGAAAAACCTATCTACTCGATGGATTTTTACTCCGAAAACATGGCCCAGACGGTAAAGGAAGAAGGAATTACAGCCGTTGCGGTAATCCCTCTAAAATATAGCAACGAAATCATAGGCAGCTTGAATTTTGCCTCCCATACCCTTGATAAGATCCCCTGGAGTATCCGCAACTTCCTTGAGAGCATTGCCCTCCAGGTGGTATCCCATATCGCTCCTGTCTGTATCCAGGCAGATCTGTCATAA